GTTCACATAATGAATGGATATCCTTTTCTTCATGCATATGACCATTCTTTTCTTGTCTTCTGGTCTTTTTTGGAAGTCTCTGAAAAAAATCAATCAGAAATCCGGAAACAGCACCCAAAAGTATCTTCATTCCCAGAATTCGGAAGATTGTCACAGGTGCAACGGACTCGGAAATAAAAATCGGCAGCATCTCATCTGATGTAGACAGAAAGATGGCCAACAGCGTCCCTGCTGAAAGAATGCCTCCTGCGAAGAGACTGGCCGCTGCCGCCGAAAACCCGCACTGCGGAATAATACCAATAATCCCACCAATTAACGGACCGTATTTCCCGGTTTTCTGTATGACAGCCCTGGATTTTTCTCCCGTCTTATGCTCCAGATATTCCATGACTAAGTATGTCAGAAATAAAAAAGGAATCAGTTTCAGACTATCGATCAGCGTATCTTTTAATACGTCAATTAACATTCAAATACCCTGCTTTCTCATGTTTTGTGCGTCCCAAATTCATGCTTTTTCATGCAAGCATGAATCGCATGACCTTTTGACCTACCTTATGATACCTACGGATTGCTACGCACTTTGTGCTCCCGCAATCCTAAAAACATTCGAAATCCGCCCTATTCGGGCTCCTTTCTCATGTTTTGCGGGTCCCAAATTCATGCTTTTTCATGCAAGCATGAAACGCATGACCTTTTGACTTACCTTATGATACCTACGGATTGCTACGCACTTTGTGCTCCCGCAATCCTAAAAACATTCGAAATCCGCCCTATTCGGGCTCCTTTCTCATGTTTTGCGGGTCCCAAATTCATGCTTTTTCATGCAAGCATGAAACGCATGACCTTTTGACCTACCTTATGATACCTACGGATTGCTACGCACTTTGTGCTCCCGCAATCCTAAAAACATTCGAAATCCGCCCTATTCGGGTTCCTTTCTCATGTTTTGCGGGTCCCAAATTCATGCTTTTTCATGCAAGCATGAAACGCATGACCTTTTGACCCTGGTATCATATTATCACAAACGTAAAAAGAACTCAACACTTAACAAAGGCATGTTTTTGCTCTTTGCAAAAACATGCCGTACTTTAATATCTTATATCGTTTAATTCTCTTTTTTGTCATATTCACAATATCGAATGTATTCAATGAATAAAATATATCTTATCCTAGAATTCAATATTATATATGAATGGGGTGTATGTATGATTAGTTATGATCCTTTTTGGAATACATTGGAACAGTCTGCTGAATCGTGGTATACGCTGACAAAGCGGCACAGGATTTCTTCCAGTACCCTTCATCGCCTGAAGCAAAATGAAGTTGTAACCACAAAGACTTTAAATGATTTATGCAGAATTTTAAACTGCCGGATACAGGATGTTGTGGAATATATTCCATCAGATCAGGATCAGAGATTATAAGAACAATTTCTTATAAATTCTCTTCCTTCTGCAGCTGTATCAAAAAGATTCTGAAATAGTCTTCCAGTGTCCCCTTTAATCGCCCGTAGAGCTCTGTTTCCAGCTGCCTGAGCTCCCATAATAACTCTATCTCCGCCTCCATCCGGTTATACCAGATAGTCAGATTCCATGGATCCACACATTCATCCAGTATCTCGAAACTTCTCTTGAGTATCCTGTAAATATTTATATCTTCTATCTTTTGCAGCGCCCCTATAAGTCTTTCTCGCTTTTTTCCCATCTTATCCTCCTCTTTTGTATGTCCATTTCCATATATTCCAAAACATCCCTCTGTATTTTATGAAGGACTCTTTCGAAATATTCTTAATATTACTCATTTAAATTATATTCGTTTTATCAAATATATTCAACTATATAGAGGTATTTTATTAGAATAGAAAGAAATAAGAAAAAAACCCAGAGCTGCATTAGCTCCAGGGTTTTATAGTGTAAATTGTATACTTAGTCAACATTAAAACGGCGTACCGTCCAAATCATAGGGAGTTGTTTGATAAACGTAATAATTCAGCCAGTTTGTATACAGGTTATTGGCGTGTGACCGCCACATCAACTTTGGCTTTACTCCGGGATTATCATTCAGATAATAATTTTGGGGCATCTGTATATCCAGTCCCTTTTCCTTATCTCTCTTGTATTCTCCATCCAGAGTGATACGGTCATATTCCGGATGGCCCATGACAAAGATTTTTCTGCCTTCATCCGCCATTCCCATATAGAATCCGGCCTCATCAGATTCTGCCAGTATCGTAACAGCCTCACAGGCACGTATATCCTCAATAGGCACTTCTGTATGTCTGGAATGAGGCGCCAGAAAAATATCGTCGAATCCCCTCACAAGGGGAACTTTTCTATTCTGTACCTTATGCCAGAACAGCCCGAACCGCTTCTCGTCAAGCATCTTCTTTTGGAGTCCATAGAAATGATACAAGCTGGCCTGTGCAGCCCAGCACAGATAAAGTGTCGATGTGACATGTTTCTCTGTCCAATCCATAATTCCAGTGAGTTCTTTCCAGTAATCCACTTCTTCAAATTCCATCTGTTCCACAGGTGCCCCTGTAATAATCATGCCATCAAAGAAACGTTGTCTGATATCCTCAAAGTGTTCATAAAACTTATTCAGATGGCTGGCCTGTGTATTCTTTGACTCGTGGCTGGACATATGGATGAATGAAACATCCACCTGAAGGGGCGTATTAGACAGGGAGCGCAGCAGCTGCAGTTCTGTCTCTTCTTTAAGTGGCATCAGATTCAGTATCAATATACGAATGGGGCGAATGTCCTGGTGAACAGCCCGAGTTTCGTCCATAACAAATATATTTTCTTTTTCCAGTATTTCCTTTGCCGGCAAGTCGCTTTGAATTTTAATAGGCATTTATTCCCTCCATTTCTTTTTGCAATTACATCAAAGGTGCAAACAGACGCAGCACTCGTCCGTAAATTTTTGTCCGCAGTTTCTCTTTCTTACAGTCCACAAGGGTAACTCTCTGACACTTTTTCAAGGTTTCCTGCATATCTCTTTCAATATCCGCAATTTCAGAAGTCTGATACAGATATACACCGCATTCGAAATGCAGATATAGACTTCGATAGTCCAGATTCACAGTCCCAACCACCGCACGTTCATCATCGCTGGTAAAAACCTTTGCATGAACAAAGCCAGGTGTATACTCAAAGATGTTCACGCCGGCACGCAGCAGGGTGGGGTAATATGTCTTCGCCAAGGCGAATGCATATTTCTTATCAGGAATATGTGGCATAATTATGGTCACATCTACTCCCCGCTTCGCAGCGAAGGTCAAAGCTGTGATAAGCTCCTGATCCAGAATCAGATAGGGAGTCATGATATGTACATAATTGACTGCCCTGTTAATGATATCCAGATAGATATTCTCTGCCAGCGTTTCATGATCCACAGGACTATCTCCATATGGGATCACATATCCGGCAGAAATACTCTTCTTTACGTCCACATTCAGATACCTTTCATAATCCTCTTTTTTCTCATCCAGATTCCACATCTGAAGAAACATCAGGGTAAAGGTTCTTACTGCCTCACCTTCTATCATAATGGCAGTATCCTTCCAGTGACCGAATCTGACCTTACGATTAATATATTCATCAGCCAGATTTACTCCCCCTGTAAATGCCACCTTGCCGTCAATCACTAATATTTT
The window above is part of the Novisyntrophococcus fermenticellae genome. Proteins encoded here:
- a CDS encoding putative manganese transporter — translated: MLIDVLKDTLIDSLKLIPFLFLTYLVMEYLEHKTGEKSRAVIQKTGKYGPLIGGIIGIIPQCGFSAAAASLFAGGILSAGTLLAIFLSTSDEMLPIFISESVAPVTIFRILGMKILLGAVSGFLIDFFQRLPKKTRRQEKNGHMHEEKDIHSLCEHEHCHCEEEGIFKSAVIHTVQITLFIFVISLAIGLAVELVGQERIGSIASSRPVAGVFLAALIGLIPNCASSVAISQLYLNGILGSGQMMAGLLVGAGVGLLVLFRTNKNVRENLKITGMLYALGVFWGILIEVTGVVF
- a CDS encoding helix-turn-helix domain-containing protein, whose protein sequence is MISYDPFWNTLEQSAESWYTLTKRHRISSSTLHRLKQNEVVTTKTLNDLCRILNCRIQDVVEYIPSDQDQRL
- the metA gene encoding homoserine O-acetyltransferase MetA, with the translated sequence MPIKIQSDLPAKEILEKENIFVMDETRAVHQDIRPIRILILNLMPLKEETELQLLRSLSNTPLQVDVSFIHMSSHESKNTQASHLNKFYEHFEDIRQRFFDGMIITGAPVEQMEFEEVDYWKELTGIMDWTEKHVTSTLYLCWAAQASLYHFYGLQKKMLDEKRFGLFWHKVQNRKVPLVRGFDDIFLAPHSRHTEVPIEDIRACEAVTILAESDEAGFYMGMADEGRKIFVMGHPEYDRITLDGEYKRDKEKGLDIQMPQNYYLNDNPGVKPKLMWRSHANNLYTNWLNYYVYQTTPYDLDGTPF
- the cls gene encoding cardiolipin synthase is translated as MIQIVFGRTGVVILFLLLQALILLIGFDLLRQYIVLVFGGYALFGLLIAIIIINREENPAFQISWLIPVLLIPFFGGLLYLFVQSQFGYRVLHKRVGTLVEETRTYNEQETSVACELAEKNPSEGRLAGYTYAQGNYPVFRNTGVKYFPLGEDKFEEMLIQLEKAEHFIFLEYFIVEEGYMWGRVLEVLQRKVKQGVEVRMMYDGMCCLILLPYHYPRQLEALGIKCKMFAPIYPMLSTIQNNRDHRKILVIDGKVAFTGGVNLADEYINRKVRFGHWKDTAIMIEGEAVRTFTLMFLQMWNLDEKKEDYERYLNVDVKKSISAGYVIPYGDSPVDHETLAENIYLDIINRAVNYVHIMTPYLILDQELITALTFAAKRGVDVTIIMPHIPDKKYAFALAKTYYPTLLRAGVNIFEYTPGFVHAKVFTSDDERAVVGTVNLDYRSLYLHFECGVYLYQTSEIADIERDMQETLKKCQRVTLVDCKKEKLRTKIYGRVLRLFAPLM